A region of bacterium DNA encodes the following proteins:
- a CDS encoding 5-oxoprolinase subunit PxpA, whose product MARARVCVDIAADMGESFGPWPMGRDPEITPHLTSAHIACGFHASDPGTMRRTVELLRRHRVAIGAHPGYPDLVGFGRRRMDMTGREVEDMVLYQVAAAKGVVEAHGLRLQHVKPHGALYNVAEADDAVAAGVVAGVKLIDPALIIVATPHSRLRAQADAAGMRVAREFFLDRGYNADGTLVSRRLANAMLTDPEAMCRRAVAAVRDHRLPAEDGTVLEIEVDTICLHGDHGPSQQAVRMLRGMLEATGVVVLPLGQWLGAA is encoded by the coding sequence ATGGCACGCGCACGCGTCTGCGTGGATATCGCAGCCGACATGGGTGAGTCGTTCGGCCCGTGGCCGATGGGGCGCGATCCCGAGATCACCCCGCACCTCACGTCCGCGCACATCGCCTGCGGGTTTCACGCGAGTGACCCCGGGACGATGCGGCGCACGGTCGAGCTGCTGCGCCGCCACCGCGTCGCGATCGGCGCGCACCCGGGATACCCGGACCTGGTGGGTTTCGGCCGGCGCCGGATGGATATGACCGGGCGTGAGGTGGAGGACATGGTTCTCTACCAGGTCGCGGCCGCGAAGGGCGTGGTGGAGGCCCACGGGCTCCGGCTGCAGCACGTGAAGCCTCACGGCGCGCTGTACAATGTGGCGGAGGCCGACGACGCCGTCGCGGCTGGCGTCGTGGCCGGGGTCAAACTGATCGATCCCGCGCTGATCATCGTGGCCACACCGCACTCCCGCCTGCGCGCCCAGGCGGACGCCGCGGGGATGCGCGTCGCGCGCGAGTTCTTTCTGGACCGCGGCTACAACGCCGACGGTACGCTGGTCAGCCGGCGGCTCGCGAATGCGATGCTGACGGACCCGGAGGCGATGTGCCGGCGCGCGGTCGCCGCGGTGCGGGACCACCGTCTGCCGGCCGAGGACGGCACGGTGCTCGAGATCGAGGTCGACACGATCTGCCTCCACGGGGACCACGGACCCTCGCAGCAGGCCGTGCGGATGCTGCGGGGCATGCTCGAGGCGACGGGCGTCGTCGTCCTCCCGCTCGGGCAGTGGCTCGGCGCCGCCTGA
- a CDS encoding ABC transporter ATP-binding protein, whose translation MSLLEVRDLVTAYGSIEALHGISLDVEEGEIVALLGANGAGKTTALRTISGLLRPRSGEVRFAGERIDTRPAHEIVRLGLTHVPEGRWIFTLMTVDENLRLGAYAERHLPRAALTRVFALFPRLAERRGQLAGTLSGGEQQMLAMARALMARPRVLLLDEPSMGLAPVLVRAIFATISEINADGTTVLLVEQNANAALRLARRAYVLENGRIALAGPSAELARNEAVRRAYLGVGAVLGAADARRDRAP comes from the coding sequence GTGAGCCTGCTCGAGGTGCGGGACCTCGTCACGGCCTACGGGAGCATCGAGGCCCTCCACGGCATCTCGCTGGACGTGGAGGAGGGCGAGATCGTCGCGCTGCTCGGCGCGAACGGCGCCGGGAAGACGACCGCGCTGCGTACGATCTCGGGGCTCCTGCGTCCGCGGTCGGGCGAGGTGCGGTTTGCCGGCGAGAGGATCGACACGCGGCCGGCGCACGAGATCGTGCGGTTGGGGCTGACGCACGTGCCGGAGGGGCGGTGGATCTTCACCCTGATGACGGTCGACGAGAACCTTCGGCTCGGCGCCTATGCGGAGCGGCACCTCCCCCGCGCGGCGCTGACCCGAGTGTTCGCGCTGTTCCCCCGGCTCGCGGAGCGCCGGGGCCAGCTCGCAGGCACGCTCTCCGGAGGCGAGCAGCAGATGCTGGCGATGGCGCGGGCGCTCATGGCCAGACCGCGTGTGTTGCTGCTCGACGAGCCGTCGATGGGGCTGGCGCCGGTCCTCGTGCGCGCGATCTTCGCCACGATCTCCGAGATCAACGCGGACGGCACGACGGTGCTGCTCGTCGAGCAGAACGCGAACGCCGCGCTGCGGCTGGCGCGGCGCGCGTACGTGCTGGAAAACGGGCGCATCGCGCTCGCGGGGCCGAGCGCCGAGCTCGCACGGAACGAGGCGGTGCGGCGGGCGTACCTCGGCGTGGGCGCGGTCCTCGGTGCCGCGGACGCCCGCCGGGACCGCGCGCCGTAG
- a CDS encoding ABC transporter ATP-binding protein: MTAASTAPVEPAEAILLVERLMMRFGGLLAVSDVSFAVRPREILSIIGPNGAGKTTVFNCITGFLRPTSGRIAFEGVGVTGLRPDLVVKRGIARTFQMIRLFPDLDVDENVMLGLHGRTRAGTLDSLLHTPLHRREEAWAREETYRWLLFVGLQDRAHNRARELAYGDQRRLEIARALATGPRLLILDEPASGMNPAEKAGLVQLVSRIRESGTTVLFIEHDMSVVMGISDRIVVLDHGVQIAEGIPDEIQRNPKVIEAYLGREDDV; the protein is encoded by the coding sequence ATGACCGCAGCCTCCACCGCTCCCGTCGAGCCGGCCGAGGCCATCCTCCTGGTCGAGCGCCTGATGATGCGGTTCGGCGGCCTGCTCGCGGTGTCCGATGTGTCGTTTGCGGTGCGCCCGCGCGAGATCCTCAGTATCATCGGCCCGAACGGCGCGGGCAAGACGACCGTGTTCAACTGCATCACGGGTTTCCTTCGGCCCACCTCCGGCCGCATCGCGTTCGAAGGGGTAGGCGTCACGGGGCTGCGTCCCGACCTCGTCGTGAAGCGGGGAATCGCGCGCACGTTTCAGATGATCCGGCTGTTCCCGGACCTCGACGTGGACGAAAACGTGATGCTCGGCCTGCACGGCCGGACCAGGGCGGGCACGCTCGACTCGCTCCTGCACACGCCCCTGCACCGGCGGGAAGAGGCCTGGGCCCGGGAGGAGACGTACCGGTGGCTGCTGTTCGTCGGCCTGCAGGATCGCGCCCACAACCGCGCCCGCGAGCTGGCGTACGGTGACCAGCGGCGGCTGGAGATCGCCCGGGCGCTCGCGACCGGGCCGCGGCTCCTCATCCTGGACGAACCGGCGAGCGGCATGAACCCCGCGGAGAAGGCGGGGCTTGTACAGCTGGTCAGCCGGATCCGCGAGTCCGGCACCACGGTGCTGTTCATCGAGCACGACATGAGCGTGGTGATGGGGATCAGCGATCGCATCGTTGTGCTGGACCACGGGGTCCAGATCGCGGAGGGGATCCCCGACGAGATCCAGCGCAACCCGAAGGTCATCGAGGCGTATCTCGGCCGGGAGGACGACGTGTGA
- a CDS encoding DUF1989 domain-containing protein has translation MAEPRALYDHGPGTPLDVDRAFYARLAQGMERRTLVDRFVVPIRSGRAWTVPAAHLCRIVIVDGPQVADFNVWNRHNPRERFWAARTRQLYGTHVTTFHRLWSCLPYLRPMLTITNDTVNYGIDEDGAGCHDLLGTRCDPYVHRLLNGEEFDYSCHSNLVRAVAPYRLAEFDVHDVLNVFMVTGLRRDGRYFAKASPARKGDFFEFFAEMDLLCALSTCPHGDLSVQMWGPTRGDPLSTCRPLGVEVYQPSPDLLAGWSPSTPADYRGLHGLRPPSA, from the coding sequence ATGGCAGAACCACGGGCGCTCTATGATCACGGCCCCGGGACCCCGCTCGACGTGGACCGCGCGTTCTACGCGCGGCTCGCTCAGGGCATGGAGCGGCGGACCCTGGTCGACCGGTTCGTCGTGCCGATCAGGTCCGGCCGGGCGTGGACCGTCCCCGCCGCGCACCTGTGCCGCATCGTGATCGTCGATGGGCCGCAGGTGGCCGACTTTAACGTCTGGAACCGGCACAACCCGCGCGAGCGCTTCTGGGCGGCCCGCACGCGTCAGCTGTACGGTACGCACGTGACGACGTTCCACCGGTTGTGGTCGTGCCTGCCGTACCTGCGGCCGATGCTCACCATCACGAACGACACCGTGAACTACGGCATCGACGAGGACGGGGCCGGGTGCCACGATCTGCTCGGCACACGCTGCGACCCGTATGTGCACCGGCTGTTGAACGGGGAGGAGTTCGACTACTCCTGCCACTCCAATCTTGTGCGCGCGGTCGCCCCGTACCGCCTCGCCGAGTTCGACGTCCACGACGTGCTGAACGTCTTCATGGTCACCGGGCTTCGGCGGGACGGGCGGTACTTCGCGAAAGCCAGCCCGGCGCGAAAGGGAGATTTCTTCGAGTTCTTCGCCGAGATGGATCTGCTCTGCGCCCTTTCCACGTGCCCGCACGGCGACCTGTCCGTGCAGATGTGGGGCCCGACGCGGGGCGATCCGCTCTCAACCTGCCGGCCGCTCGGGGTGGAGGTCTACCAACCGTCGCCCGACCTGCTCGCCGGATGGTCGCCCTCGACCCCGGCCGACTACCGGGGCCTGCACGGGCTGCGGCCGCCGTCCGCCTGA
- a CDS encoding branched-chain amino acid ABC transporter substrate-binding protein, which translates to MRRGLAVVAMLALLLPVAALNAGAQGATIKIGVPVPLSGGNAKMGDDISKAAMLAVEQWNAKGGVLGRKLEIVTFDDACDAQASVTAAHKLVDGGVVAVAGGYCSSAAIPASAVYHDSGVAFVADASSNPKLTDQGFENVFRVIGRDDQQGPYAAGFMTKTLKAKRVAIIHDNTVYAKGLADATKAALDKMSGVQVVFFDAITPGEKDFSAVLTKVKGLKPDVTYFTGYYPEGGLVAKQFKDLGVSGKFMAGDANNDPTFVSEAGPAADGVFVTSTPLPQDQSTAKAFITQYKARWNQDPGPYSALEYDAVNVVIDALRRAGKADRAAVIKMIAATKNYHGATGAISFDKKGDRTSVLYISYIIKNGKFVPYGAS; encoded by the coding sequence ATGCGCAGAGGTCTCGCGGTTGTTGCAATGCTCGCGTTGCTGTTACCCGTGGCCGCGCTCAACGCCGGTGCACAGGGGGCGACCATCAAGATCGGCGTGCCCGTCCCGCTCTCGGGCGGAAACGCCAAGATGGGCGACGACATTTCGAAGGCAGCCATGCTCGCGGTCGAGCAATGGAACGCCAAGGGCGGGGTCCTCGGGCGCAAGCTTGAGATCGTGACGTTCGACGACGCCTGCGACGCCCAGGCGAGCGTGACCGCGGCGCACAAGCTCGTCGACGGCGGCGTGGTCGCCGTGGCCGGCGGATACTGCTCCTCGGCCGCAATCCCCGCGAGCGCGGTGTACCACGACAGCGGGGTCGCGTTCGTCGCCGACGCGTCCAGCAACCCGAAGCTCACGGACCAGGGGTTCGAGAACGTGTTCCGCGTGATCGGCCGGGACGACCAGCAGGGTCCGTACGCGGCCGGGTTCATGACGAAGACGCTCAAGGCGAAGCGAGTCGCGATCATCCACGACAACACCGTGTACGCGAAGGGGCTCGCCGACGCGACGAAGGCGGCGCTGGACAAGATGTCCGGCGTGCAGGTCGTGTTCTTCGACGCCATCACGCCCGGCGAGAAGGACTTCTCCGCGGTGCTCACCAAGGTCAAGGGCCTCAAACCCGACGTGACGTACTTCACGGGGTACTACCCCGAGGGCGGGCTCGTCGCGAAGCAGTTCAAGGACCTCGGCGTGTCCGGGAAGTTCATGGCGGGCGACGCGAACAACGACCCGACGTTCGTCAGCGAGGCGGGGCCGGCGGCAGACGGCGTGTTCGTGACGTCCACCCCGCTGCCCCAGGACCAGTCGACGGCGAAGGCGTTCATCACGCAGTACAAGGCGCGGTGGAACCAGGATCCGGGCCCGTACTCGGCGCTCGAGTACGACGCCGTGAACGTCGTGATCGACGCGCTCAGGCGGGCCGGGAAGGCCGACCGCGCGGCGGTCATCAAGATGATCGCCGCCACGAAGAACTATCACGGTGCGACGGGGGCGATCTCTTTCGACAAGAAGGGCGACCGCACGAGCGTGCTCTACATCAGCTACATTATCAAGAACGGCAAGTTCGTTCCCTACGGCGCTTCCTGA
- a CDS encoding FAD-dependent oxidoreductase, with amino-acid sequence MSAAVPRHARVVIVGGGIAGCSLAYHLAELGWRDVVLLERHSISSGTTWHAAGLVSQLRATQTLTKLAAAARPLYARLEAETGRPTGFRVTGGLTVARTRERMEELKRGVSTARAAGVQAELIGPREARGLWPLMRTDDLVGAAYFPGDGVTHPGDTAVALGEAARRRGAIICEGITVTGIAARRGAVAGVATDRGTIVCEVAVNCAGMWAREIGRLAGVNVPLCAAEHSYLLLPLAGVSADLRALRDPDGLIYFRERDGRLLMGGFGPASRPWGLDGIPHGFAFGRLDTDWEQCRLFLDNARARVPALEAVEPSETFTGPESFTPDTRFILGEAPELRNFFVAAGFNSTGIASAPGATHALAQWIADGSPPLDLWDVDIRRFSRFQGTPRYLRERTVESLGVLYAMHWPFRQPDTARPVRRSPLHERLAARGACFGVAAGWERPNWYAPDGVDPAYAYSFGRQNWFPYAADEHRAVRNSVGLFDQSSFAKFLVQGSAAEAVLQRLCANDVAGPAGRVVYTSMLNERGGIECDLTVTRLADDRYLVVTGAAAGAHDHHWIASHISAGTPAVVTDVTSAFAVLGVMGPGARALLARCTDADLSDAAAPFGSCRELTIGYAPVWALRITYVGELGWELYVPAEYAVGAYDTLLDRGGAALRHAGYHAMDSLRCEKGYRAWGVDITGRDTPLDAGLGFAVAFDKATPFIGRDALLAQRARPRTRRIVSLTLDDPAPLLFGEEPIYRNGVLAGRVTSGAYGHTLGRSVGLGYVESEEGVTGAFLASGTYEVEVATERMPATVGLRPPYDPAGVRVRA; translated from the coding sequence ATGTCTGCGGCCGTTCCCCGCCACGCGCGCGTCGTGATCGTCGGCGGCGGCATCGCGGGGTGCAGCCTCGCCTATCACCTGGCCGAACTCGGCTGGCGAGACGTGGTCCTGCTCGAGCGTCACTCCATCTCTTCCGGCACGACATGGCACGCCGCCGGGCTGGTGAGCCAGCTGCGGGCCACGCAGACGCTGACGAAGCTCGCCGCCGCGGCCCGCCCGCTCTACGCGCGGCTCGAGGCCGAGACCGGGCGGCCGACCGGGTTCAGGGTGACCGGCGGCCTCACGGTCGCGCGCACCCGCGAGCGGATGGAAGAGCTCAAGCGAGGCGTGTCGACGGCGCGGGCCGCCGGCGTGCAGGCGGAGCTGATCGGACCGCGCGAGGCCCGCGGGCTGTGGCCGCTCATGCGCACCGACGACCTCGTCGGCGCTGCCTACTTCCCGGGGGACGGCGTGACCCACCCCGGGGACACGGCCGTTGCGCTCGGGGAGGCGGCCCGGCGGCGCGGCGCGATCATCTGCGAGGGGATCACGGTCACGGGCATCGCCGCGCGCCGCGGCGCGGTCGCGGGCGTCGCCACCGACCGCGGCACGATCGTCTGCGAGGTCGCGGTGAACTGCGCCGGCATGTGGGCGCGCGAGATCGGCCGGCTCGCGGGCGTCAACGTGCCGCTGTGCGCCGCCGAGCACTCGTACCTGCTGCTGCCGCTCGCCGGGGTGAGCGCGGATCTCCGGGCGCTGCGCGACCCCGACGGGCTCATCTACTTCCGCGAACGCGACGGGCGTCTGTTGATGGGCGGCTTCGGCCCGGCGTCCAGGCCGTGGGGCCTCGACGGGATCCCGCACGGCTTCGCGTTCGGGCGTCTGGACACGGACTGGGAGCAGTGCCGGCTCTTCCTGGACAACGCGCGGGCCCGCGTCCCCGCGCTCGAGGCGGTGGAGCCCTCGGAGACGTTCACCGGGCCCGAGAGCTTCACGCCCGATACGCGCTTCATTCTCGGCGAGGCGCCCGAGTTGCGGAATTTCTTCGTGGCCGCGGGGTTCAACTCCACGGGCATCGCGTCCGCGCCTGGCGCGACGCATGCGCTCGCCCAGTGGATCGCAGACGGCTCGCCGCCGTTGGATCTCTGGGACGTCGACATCCGACGGTTCTCGAGGTTCCAGGGCACGCCCCGCTATCTGCGCGAGCGCACGGTCGAATCGCTCGGGGTGCTGTACGCGATGCACTGGCCGTTTCGCCAGCCGGACACGGCGCGTCCCGTCCGGCGCTCGCCGCTCCACGAGCGGCTCGCGGCGCGCGGCGCGTGCTTCGGCGTTGCCGCCGGATGGGAACGCCCGAACTGGTACGCGCCGGACGGCGTCGACCCGGCCTACGCATACTCGTTCGGCCGCCAGAACTGGTTTCCGTACGCCGCCGACGAGCACCGCGCCGTGCGGAACTCGGTCGGCCTGTTCGACCAGTCCTCGTTTGCCAAGTTTCTGGTCCAGGGATCCGCGGCCGAAGCCGTGCTGCAGCGTCTCTGCGCGAACGACGTCGCCGGCCCCGCCGGCAGGGTCGTCTACACCTCGATGCTGAACGAGCGCGGCGGCATCGAGTGCGACCTCACGGTCACCCGGCTCGCGGACGATCGCTATCTGGTCGTCACCGGGGCGGCCGCGGGGGCCCACGACCATCACTGGATCGCCTCGCACATATCGGCGGGAACGCCGGCGGTCGTCACCGACGTCACGTCGGCGTTCGCGGTGCTCGGCGTGATGGGCCCCGGCGCGCGAGCCCTGCTCGCGCGCTGCACGGACGCCGACCTCTCGGACGCGGCCGCTCCGTTTGGATCGTGCCGGGAGCTCACGATCGGGTACGCGCCGGTGTGGGCGCTGCGGATCACGTACGTCGGGGAGCTGGGGTGGGAGCTGTACGTTCCCGCGGAGTACGCGGTCGGCGCCTACGACACGCTGCTCGACCGCGGCGGCGCCGCCCTCCGGCACGCCGGCTACCATGCCATGGACTCGCTGCGTTGTGAGAAGGGCTACCGGGCCTGGGGCGTCGACATTACGGGGCGGGACACGCCGCTCGACGCGGGGCTCGGCTTCGCGGTCGCGTTCGACAAGGCGACGCCGTTCATCGGCCGCGACGCGCTGCTCGCCCAGCGCGCCCGGCCGCGCACGCGTCGAATCGTCAGCCTCACGCTCGACGATCCGGCGCCGCTCCTCTTCGGCGAGGAGCCGATCTACCGGAACGGCGTGCTCGCCGGACGGGTGACGTCGGGCGCCTACGGGCACACGCTTGGCCGGTCAGTCGGACTAGGGTACGTGGAGTCGGAGGAAGGCGTGACGGGCGCCTTTCTCGCCTCGGGGACGTACGAGGTCGAGGTGGCCACAGAGCGCATGCCGGCGACGGTCGGGCTCCGGCCTCCATACGATCCCGCCGGCGTCCGCGTCAGGGCCTAG
- the cysK gene encoding cysteine synthase A, with protein sequence MDWERRKRPAASILDTAGLTPLVRLGRTVAEVQASVFVKLEYFGPSGSVKDRILPAIVEEAERRGDLRPGMILIEGTTGNTGIATAMVGAAKGYRVIIVMPEGMSVERRQVIEAYGAELVLTPGSESDVDLVLEKVRELRARWGSQIWEVGQFANPDNVRAHRRSTGPEIWEQTEGRVDAFVAAPGTGGTLTGVSAYLKEQRPEVLSFAVEPAECAILAGRGWGSHRIEGIGDGFIPDVLDLRWIDGVVTVSSEEAIAMAQRLAREEGIFCGISSGCNVAACVKVARRYPALRTIVSTINDNGLRYLSTELGGASPSHGASATPARGIRPEDARRLAGKHLVVID encoded by the coding sequence ATGGACTGGGAACGGCGAAAGCGCCCTGCGGCGAGCATCCTCGACACCGCGGGCCTGACTCCGCTGGTGCGCCTCGGCCGCACGGTCGCCGAGGTCCAGGCGTCGGTGTTCGTCAAGCTCGAGTACTTCGGCCCCAGCGGCAGCGTGAAGGACCGCATCCTCCCCGCGATCGTCGAGGAAGCGGAACGGCGCGGGGACCTCCGCCCGGGCATGATCCTCATCGAAGGCACGACCGGCAACACCGGGATCGCCACGGCGATGGTCGGGGCCGCCAAAGGCTACCGGGTGATCATCGTCATGCCCGAGGGCATGAGCGTGGAGCGCCGGCAGGTGATCGAGGCGTACGGCGCGGAGCTCGTCCTGACCCCCGGCAGCGAGAGCGACGTCGATCTCGTGCTGGAGAAGGTGCGGGAGCTCCGGGCGCGGTGGGGGTCGCAGATCTGGGAGGTGGGCCAGTTCGCGAACCCGGACAACGTGCGCGCGCACCGGCGGTCCACCGGCCCGGAGATCTGGGAGCAGACGGAAGGACGTGTGGACGCGTTCGTCGCGGCGCCCGGGACGGGCGGCACGCTGACCGGGGTGAGCGCATACTTGAAGGAACAGCGGCCGGAGGTCTTGAGCTTCGCGGTGGAGCCCGCGGAGTGCGCGATCCTTGCGGGGCGCGGATGGGGATCGCACAGGATCGAGGGGATCGGGGACGGGTTCATCCCCGACGTCCTAGACCTGCGCTGGATCGACGGTGTCGTGACGGTCTCCTCGGAGGAGGCGATCGCGATGGCGCAGCGCCTGGCCCGGGAGGAAGGCATCTTCTGCGGGATCTCCTCCGGTTGCAACGTCGCCGCCTGCGTCAAAGTCGCCCGGCGGTACCCGGCACTCCGCACCATCGTGTCCACGATCAACGACAACGGCCTGCGCTATCTCTCGACCGAGCTCGGGGGCGCGTCCCCGTCGCACGGCGCCTCGGCAACGCCGGCGCGCGGGATCCGGCCCGAGGACGCGCGTAGGCTCGCCGGGAAGCACCTCGTCGTGATCGATTGA
- a CDS encoding branched-chain amino acid ABC transporter permease, protein MDLALQQLVNGLTVGAFYALIALGYTMVYGIIRLINFAHGDIYAVGAFLGLSLYGLFAVLHVTNPVLTTVLGLVVSMGCTGLIGVLLYRVAYRPLLHARLSILISAIGASLTLEYGLFLIYSPSFLVYPHLFGRAGPPLGGVEVSWLQVLIFVSSVALMGALYLLVHRTKIGMAMRALAINQDAARLMGIDVNRIIAMTFFLGSSLAAFAGVLTGLYYSQISFLMGFLIGLKAFTAAVLGGIGNIPGAVVGGFLLGVLEGLAAGYFSSRWKDVVAFAILIIILVVRPRGLLGERVVERM, encoded by the coding sequence ATGGACCTCGCGCTGCAGCAGCTGGTCAACGGGCTGACCGTCGGCGCGTTCTACGCGCTGATCGCTCTCGGCTACACCATGGTGTACGGGATCATCCGCCTCATCAACTTCGCGCACGGAGATATCTACGCGGTCGGCGCGTTCCTGGGGCTGTCCCTGTACGGGCTGTTCGCCGTTCTGCACGTGACGAACCCCGTGCTGACGACGGTGCTGGGGCTGGTCGTCTCGATGGGATGCACGGGACTGATCGGGGTGCTGCTGTACCGGGTCGCGTACCGGCCCCTGCTGCACGCCCGGCTGTCGATCCTGATCTCGGCGATCGGCGCATCGCTGACCCTGGAGTACGGCCTCTTTCTCATCTACAGCCCGTCGTTTCTCGTCTACCCGCACCTCTTCGGCCGCGCCGGCCCGCCCCTCGGGGGCGTCGAGGTGTCCTGGTTGCAGGTGCTGATCTTCGTCTCCAGCGTCGCGCTGATGGGCGCCCTGTATCTGCTGGTCCACCGCACGAAGATCGGCATGGCGATGCGGGCGCTGGCGATCAACCAGGACGCCGCCCGGCTGATGGGCATCGACGTCAACCGCATCATCGCCATGACGTTCTTCCTGGGGTCGTCGCTTGCCGCGTTTGCCGGGGTGCTGACCGGGCTGTACTACTCCCAGATCTCCTTCCTCATGGGCTTTCTCATCGGCCTCAAGGCGTTCACGGCGGCCGTGCTCGGCGGCATCGGCAACATCCCCGGCGCCGTGGTCGGCGGGTTTCTGCTCGGCGTGCTGGAGGGCCTGGCGGCCGGCTATTTCTCCAGCCGCTGGAAGGACGTGGTCGCGTTCGCCATCCTGATCATCATTCTCGTCGTGCGCCCTCGCGGCTTGCTGGGCGAGCGCGTCGTCGAGCGCATGTGA
- a CDS encoding branched-chain amino acid ABC transporter permease has protein sequence MIASNGRAFSPPRLALVAAVVLAAILLPIVGSAYLVDVGTLVLVYIMLGLGLNVVVGYAGLLDLGYAAFFAIGAYTTAILMTQYHVAFWFTLPAAVVCTAVSGVVIGTPTLRMRSDYLAIVTLGFGEIVRIAATNFTFTGGPEGIYDIPHATIGAFVVRSPQALYVLGLAFVLVVLVGSYNLARSRLGRAWLAIREDEAAARAVGIYPVYYKLMAYVLGAIFAGLAGSFFAVKLTAINPSSFTFIQSVTILMVIILGGMGSLPGVMLAAAVIVILPEALRAFDQIRMFAFGIGLIVLMLARPQGLWPSRIGQIVRRTVVLSEASAAAGGAAGGAPTGE, from the coding sequence GTGATCGCGTCCAACGGCCGCGCGTTCTCGCCGCCTCGGCTCGCGCTGGTCGCTGCGGTGGTGCTGGCGGCGATCCTGCTGCCGATCGTCGGGTCCGCGTACCTCGTCGACGTCGGCACGCTCGTCCTCGTGTACATCATGCTCGGCCTCGGCCTGAACGTGGTCGTGGGATACGCCGGGCTGCTTGACCTCGGCTACGCGGCGTTCTTCGCGATCGGGGCCTACACCACGGCGATCTTGATGACCCAGTACCACGTGGCGTTCTGGTTCACGCTGCCGGCGGCGGTGGTGTGCACCGCGGTGTCCGGCGTCGTGATCGGCACGCCCACGCTGCGGATGCGCAGCGACTACCTCGCGATCGTCACGCTCGGGTTCGGCGAGATCGTTCGCATCGCCGCGACGAACTTCACGTTCACCGGCGGCCCGGAGGGGATCTACGACATCCCGCACGCGACGATCGGTGCCTTCGTGGTGCGCTCGCCGCAGGCGCTGTACGTCCTCGGGCTGGCGTTCGTGCTCGTCGTCCTCGTGGGCAGCTACAACCTCGCCCGCTCGCGCCTCGGGCGGGCCTGGCTGGCGATCCGGGAGGACGAGGCCGCGGCCCGGGCGGTCGGCATCTACCCCGTGTACTACAAGCTGATGGCGTACGTGCTCGGGGCGATCTTCGCCGGGCTCGCCGGGTCGTTCTTCGCCGTGAAGCTGACCGCGATCAACCCGTCCAGCTTCACGTTCATCCAATCGGTCACGATCTTGATGGTCATCATCCTCGGCGGGATGGGAAGCCTGCCCGGGGTGATGCTCGCCGCCGCGGTGATCGTCATCCTTCCCGAGGCCCTGCGGGCGTTCGACCAGATTCGGATGTTCGCGTTCGGAATCGGGCTCATCGTCTTGATGCTGGCGCGGCCGCAGGGGTTGTGGCCGAGCCGGATCGGACAGATCGTGCGGCGCACCGTCGTCCTCTCGGAGGCGAGCGCCGCCGCGGGCGGCGCGGCCGGCGGCGCCCCCACCGGGGAGTAG
- a CDS encoding urea carboxylase-associated family protein, with amino-acid sequence MARPDTLAQPEIASSLIAFQEALAPRAGTAFTMRAGQVCRVIDVEGKQVADFICFNLRDYVDKLSPENTQLLNGALFLTTGHHLYSTKATQLMTLGADTCGVHDLISGSCSEYTNAFRYGVRGTPNCRSNFERALKPYGIPLAEIPYSFNIFMNTPIAPDGKTGIQEPKSGPGDYLDLHANIDLLVAISNCPQERNPCNGWRPTTLRVLVYEVEPTGKGAVHQ; translated from the coding sequence ATGGCGCGCCCCGATACGCTCGCGCAGCCCGAGATCGCGTCCTCGCTTATCGCGTTTCAAGAGGCACTCGCGCCGCGCGCGGGCACCGCGTTCACGATGCGCGCCGGGCAGGTGTGCCGGGTGATCGACGTCGAGGGCAAGCAGGTGGCGGATTTCATCTGCTTCAACCTCCGCGATTACGTCGACAAGCTCTCGCCTGAGAACACGCAGCTGCTGAACGGGGCGCTGTTCCTGACGACCGGTCACCACCTGTACTCTACGAAGGCCACGCAACTCATGACGCTCGGCGCGGACACCTGCGGCGTGCACGATCTGATCAGCGGGTCCTGCAGCGAGTACACGAACGCGTTCCGCTACGGCGTGCGCGGGACGCCGAACTGCCGCAGCAACTTCGAGCGCGCGCTCAAGCCCTACGGCATCCCGCTCGCCGAGATCCCCTATTCGTTCAACATCTTCATGAACACTCCGATCGCGCCCGACGGGAAGACCGGGATTCAGGAGCCGAAGTCGGGCCCCGGGGACTACCTCGACCTGCACGCGAACATTGACCTATTGGTTGCGATCTCCAACTGCCCCCAGGAACGCAACCCGTGCAACGGCTGGCGTCCGACCACGCTGCGGGTCCTCGTGTACGAGGTCGAGCCGACCGGCAAGGGCGCGGTGCACCAGTAG